In Clostridiaceae bacterium, one genomic interval encodes:
- a CDS encoding S-layer homology domain-containing protein: EAVSKMQKAGIISGKPNNIFDPKGSATRAEASKMIAVLLQIIR, from the coding sequence AAGAAGCAGTATCAAAGATGCAAAAAGCCGGAATAATATCCGGAAAGCCCAACAACATCTTTGATCCTAAAGGCAGTGCAACAAGGGCAGAAGCATCCAAGATGATCGCAGTATTATTGCAGATTATTAGATAG
- a CDS encoding desulfoferrodoxin, producing MVRKVIFYECKVCGNLVGLIREGGGELVCCGQPMTKLEPNTFDASKEKHVPVAVRKDGKIYVEVGSVEHPMTDAHYIEWIAVVTDRSTEKKVLKPGEAPKAEFCDAEDAEVYAYCNLHGLWKAPVK from the coding sequence ATGGTTAGGAAAGTTATATTTTATGAGTGTAAGGTTTGTGGCAATTTAGTAGGACTGATCAGAGAAGGGGGCGGGGAACTTGTATGTTGCGGCCAGCCAATGACAAAATTAGAGCCTAATACATTTGACGCCTCAAAAGAAAAACATGTACCTGTTGCTGTAAGAAAAGATGGAAAGATCTATGTAGAAGTAGGATCTGTCGAGCATCCTATGACTGATGCACATTATATTGAGTGGATTGCTGTAGTGACTGACAGAAGTACTGAGAAAAAAGTCCTAAAACCAGGAGAAGCTCCTAAAGCTGAATTCTGTGATGCAGAAGATGCTGAAGTATATGCATACTGCAACCTCCATGGACTTTGGAAAGCTCCTGTCAAATAA